The Ischnura elegans chromosome 1, ioIscEleg1.1, whole genome shotgun sequence genome contains a region encoding:
- the LOC124165371 gene encoding testis-specific serine/threonine-protein kinase 3-like isoform X4, with amino-acid sequence MRDRLSSPDVTDTRDRQDSLQPGIRNCSVNSSNESSKDPACRTSSISRRSVLESRGYSVGRTIGNGSYATVKLAFSEKHGCDVAVKIVAKYNAPSDYLSKFLPREVNVVKGLSHPNIIHFFEAIETTHRVYIVMEYASNGSLLDVIRNDGHIDESRAKKWFRQLASAIAYCHGLGVVHRDIKCENLLMDHSYNIKLSDFGFARFEPEPLGTGLCETFCGSFAYAPPEILRGIPYQPKQSDVWSMGVVLFAMMYGQLPFDDANYSTLLKQVQKKVAFPPEPEVPEPCKELISRMLSPLRTRPQLPTILCDPWLVDESRTSSTQSGIGK; translated from the exons ATGAGGGATCGTCTATCCAGCCCGGACGTAACCGATACAAGAGATAGACAGGACTCATTGCAGCCTGGCATCAGAAATTGCAGTGTTAATTCAAGTAATGAATCCTCAAAAGATCCAGCATGTCGTACTTCATCAATCAGTAGGAGATCAGTTTTGGAGAGTCGAGGTTACTCGGTTGGACGAACGATCGGAAATGGATCCTATGCTACAGTCAAG CTTGCCTTTTCAGAAAAACACGGCTGTGATGTTGCTGTCAAGATAGTAGCAAAGTACAATGCCCCATCTGATTATCTGTCAAAATTTCTTCCTCGAGAAGTAAATGTGGTGAAAGGGTTGTCGCACCCaaatataattcatttcttcGAGGCGATTGAGACTACACACAG GGTATACATTGTAATGGAGTACGCATCGAACGGCAGCCTGTTGGATGTTATCAGGAATGATGGTCACATTGATGAAAGTCGTGCCAAAAAATGGTTTAGACAACTGGCTAGCGCGATAGCATACTGTCATGGACTCGGTGTTGTGCATAG AGACATAAAATGTGAAAACCTACTTATGGACCATAGTTACAATATCAAACTCTCTGACTTTGGGTTTGCAAGATTTGAACCAGAACCACTTGGAACCGGCCTGTGTGAAACATTTTGTGGCAGTTTCGCTTATGCTCCACCAGAAATATTGCGAGGCATACCCTATCAACCTAAGCAGTCAGATGTTTGGTCAATGGGCGTTGTATTGTTTGCCATGATGTATGGACAGCTACCCTTTGACGACGCTAACTATAGCACTCTTCTTAAG CAAGTACAAAAGAAGGTGGCATTCCCTCCAGAACCTGAAGTGCCTGAGCCCTGTAAAGAGCTGATTAGTCGAATGCTTTCACCTCTGCGGACACGACCGCAATTACCTACAATTTTGTGTGATCCCTGGCTGGTTGATGAGTCTCGGACATCTAGCACTCAGAGTGGAATA
- the LOC124165371 gene encoding testis-specific serine/threonine-protein kinase 3-like isoform X3 yields the protein MRDRLSSPDVTDTRDRQDSLQPGIRNCSVNSSNESSKDPACRTSSISRRSVLESRGYSVGRTIGNGSYATVKLAFSEKHGCDVAVKIVAKYNAPSDYLSKFLPREVNVVKGLSHPNIIHFFEAIETTHRVYIVMEYASNGSLLDVIRNDGHIDESRAKKWFRQLASAIAYCHGLGVVHRDIKCENLLMDHSYNIKLSDFGFARFEPEPLGTGLCETFCGSFAYAPPEILRGIPYQPKQSDVWSMGVVLFAMMYGQLPFDDANYSTLLKQVQKKVAFPPEPEVPEPCKELISRMLSPLRTRPQLPTILCDPWLVDESRTSSTQSGIVQRWLDFFWFF from the exons ATGAGGGATCGTCTATCCAGCCCGGACGTAACCGATACAAGAGATAGACAGGACTCATTGCAGCCTGGCATCAGAAATTGCAGTGTTAATTCAAGTAATGAATCCTCAAAAGATCCAGCATGTCGTACTTCATCAATCAGTAGGAGATCAGTTTTGGAGAGTCGAGGTTACTCGGTTGGACGAACGATCGGAAATGGATCCTATGCTACAGTCAAG CTTGCCTTTTCAGAAAAACACGGCTGTGATGTTGCTGTCAAGATAGTAGCAAAGTACAATGCCCCATCTGATTATCTGTCAAAATTTCTTCCTCGAGAAGTAAATGTGGTGAAAGGGTTGTCGCACCCaaatataattcatttcttcGAGGCGATTGAGACTACACACAG GGTATACATTGTAATGGAGTACGCATCGAACGGCAGCCTGTTGGATGTTATCAGGAATGATGGTCACATTGATGAAAGTCGTGCCAAAAAATGGTTTAGACAACTGGCTAGCGCGATAGCATACTGTCATGGACTCGGTGTTGTGCATAG AGACATAAAATGTGAAAACCTACTTATGGACCATAGTTACAATATCAAACTCTCTGACTTTGGGTTTGCAAGATTTGAACCAGAACCACTTGGAACCGGCCTGTGTGAAACATTTTGTGGCAGTTTCGCTTATGCTCCACCAGAAATATTGCGAGGCATACCCTATCAACCTAAGCAGTCAGATGTTTGGTCAATGGGCGTTGTATTGTTTGCCATGATGTATGGACAGCTACCCTTTGACGACGCTAACTATAGCACTCTTCTTAAG CAAGTACAAAAGAAGGTGGCATTCCCTCCAGAACCTGAAGTGCCTGAGCCCTGTAAAGAGCTGATTAGTCGAATGCTTTCACCTCTGCGGACACGACCGCAATTACCTACAATTTTGTGTGATCCCTGGCTGGTTGATGAGTCTCGGACATCTAGCACTCAGAGTGGAATA GTTCAGCGTTGGCTTGATTTTTTCTGGTTTTTCTGA
- the LOC124165371 gene encoding testis-specific serine/threonine-protein kinase 3-like isoform X2 codes for MRDRLSSPDVTDTRDRQDSLQPGIRNCSVNSSNESSKDPACRTSSISRRSVLESRGYSVGRTIGNGSYATVKLAFSEKHGCDVAVKIVAKYNAPSDYLSKFLPREVNVVKGLSHPNIIHFFEAIETTHRVYIVMEYASNGSLLDVIRNDGHIDESRAKKWFRQLASAIAYCHGLGVVHRDIKCENLLMDHSYNIKLSDFGFARFEPEPLGTGLCETFCGSFAYAPPEILRGIPYQPKQSDVWSMGVVLFAMMYGQLPFDDANYSTLLKQVQKKVAFPPEPEVPEPCKELISRMLSPLRTRPQLPTILCDPWLVDESRTSSTQSGIIGNGAISWKIDELRPGGYANHKRGSRWKK; via the exons ATGAGGGATCGTCTATCCAGCCCGGACGTAACCGATACAAGAGATAGACAGGACTCATTGCAGCCTGGCATCAGAAATTGCAGTGTTAATTCAAGTAATGAATCCTCAAAAGATCCAGCATGTCGTACTTCATCAATCAGTAGGAGATCAGTTTTGGAGAGTCGAGGTTACTCGGTTGGACGAACGATCGGAAATGGATCCTATGCTACAGTCAAG CTTGCCTTTTCAGAAAAACACGGCTGTGATGTTGCTGTCAAGATAGTAGCAAAGTACAATGCCCCATCTGATTATCTGTCAAAATTTCTTCCTCGAGAAGTAAATGTGGTGAAAGGGTTGTCGCACCCaaatataattcatttcttcGAGGCGATTGAGACTACACACAG GGTATACATTGTAATGGAGTACGCATCGAACGGCAGCCTGTTGGATGTTATCAGGAATGATGGTCACATTGATGAAAGTCGTGCCAAAAAATGGTTTAGACAACTGGCTAGCGCGATAGCATACTGTCATGGACTCGGTGTTGTGCATAG AGACATAAAATGTGAAAACCTACTTATGGACCATAGTTACAATATCAAACTCTCTGACTTTGGGTTTGCAAGATTTGAACCAGAACCACTTGGAACCGGCCTGTGTGAAACATTTTGTGGCAGTTTCGCTTATGCTCCACCAGAAATATTGCGAGGCATACCCTATCAACCTAAGCAGTCAGATGTTTGGTCAATGGGCGTTGTATTGTTTGCCATGATGTATGGACAGCTACCCTTTGACGACGCTAACTATAGCACTCTTCTTAAG CAAGTACAAAAGAAGGTGGCATTCCCTCCAGAACCTGAAGTGCCTGAGCCCTGTAAAGAGCTGATTAGTCGAATGCTTTCACCTCTGCGGACACGACCGCAATTACCTACAATTTTGTGTGATCCCTGGCTGGTTGATGAGTCTCGGACATCTAGCACTCAGAGTGGAATA ATAGGTAATGGTGCCATCTCATGGAAAATTGATGAACTGCGGCCAGGGGGATATGCCAACCACAAACGTGGTAGTAGGTGGAAGAAATAA
- the LOC124165401 gene encoding ras-related protein Rab-2, translating to MSYAYLFKYIIIGDTGVGKSCLLLQFTDKRFQPVHDLTIGVEFGARMITIDGKQIKLQIWDTAGQEAFRSITRSYYRGAAGALLVYDITRRETFNHLTTWLEDARQHSNSNMVIMLIGNKSDLESRREVKKEEGEAFAREHGLIFMETSAKTAANVEEAFINTAREIYEKIQEGVFDINNEANGIKIGPQHSPTNPSLPAGSQGAIQGGGCC from the exons ATGTCGTACGCGTACCTATTTAAGTATATTATAATTGGGGATACAG GGGTGGGTAAGTCTTGTCTGTTATTACAATTTACAGATAAGAGATTTCAACCTGTGCACGACTTAACTATAG GTGTTGAATTTGGGGCTCGTATGATCACCATTGACGGGAAGCAAATAAAATTGCAGATATGGGACACA gCGGGTCAAGAAGCTTTTCGTTCGATTACTCGGTCTTATTACCGTGGGGCTGCTGGTGCTCTGTTAGTGTATGACATCACAAGGAGGGAAACCTTCAACCACTTGACGACATGGCTGGAAGATGCTCGTCAGCATTCTAATTCCAACATGGTGATAATGCTTATTGGAAATAAGAG TGATCTTGAATCCAGAAGAGAAGTTAAAAAGGAAGAAGGAGAGGCATTTGCCAGGGAACATGGTCTTATATTTATGGAAACCTCAGCTAAGACTGCAGCTAATGTGGAGGAAGCTTTCATCAATACAGCCCGGGAAATTTATGAAAAGATTCAGGAAGGAGTGTTTGATATCAACAATGAG GCCAATGGGATCAAAATAGGCCCCCAGCACTCGCCCACCAACCCAAGTCTTCCGGCTGGGAGTCAAGGAGCGATTCAAGGAGGAGGGTGCTGCTAG
- the LOC124165371 gene encoding testis-specific serine/threonine-protein kinase 3-like isoform X1, whose amino-acid sequence MRDRLSSPDVTDTRDRQDSLQPGIRNCSVNSSNESSKDPACRTSSISRRSVLESRGYSVGRTIGNGSYATVKLAFSEKHGCDVAVKIVAKYNAPSDYLSKFLPREVNVVKGLSHPNIIHFFEAIETTHRVYIVMEYASNGSLLDVIRNDGHIDESRAKKWFRQLASAIAYCHGLGVVHRDIKCENLLMDHSYNIKLSDFGFARFEPEPLGTGLCETFCGSFAYAPPEILRGIPYQPKQSDVWSMGVVLFAMMYGQLPFDDANYSTLLKQVQKKVAFPPEPEVPEPCKELISRMLSPLRTRPQLPTILCDPWLVDESRTSSTQSGIVMVPSHGKLMNCGQGDMPTTNVVVGGRNNGGGRNNASNERGNYKSKKEYRKN is encoded by the exons ATGAGGGATCGTCTATCCAGCCCGGACGTAACCGATACAAGAGATAGACAGGACTCATTGCAGCCTGGCATCAGAAATTGCAGTGTTAATTCAAGTAATGAATCCTCAAAAGATCCAGCATGTCGTACTTCATCAATCAGTAGGAGATCAGTTTTGGAGAGTCGAGGTTACTCGGTTGGACGAACGATCGGAAATGGATCCTATGCTACAGTCAAG CTTGCCTTTTCAGAAAAACACGGCTGTGATGTTGCTGTCAAGATAGTAGCAAAGTACAATGCCCCATCTGATTATCTGTCAAAATTTCTTCCTCGAGAAGTAAATGTGGTGAAAGGGTTGTCGCACCCaaatataattcatttcttcGAGGCGATTGAGACTACACACAG GGTATACATTGTAATGGAGTACGCATCGAACGGCAGCCTGTTGGATGTTATCAGGAATGATGGTCACATTGATGAAAGTCGTGCCAAAAAATGGTTTAGACAACTGGCTAGCGCGATAGCATACTGTCATGGACTCGGTGTTGTGCATAG AGACATAAAATGTGAAAACCTACTTATGGACCATAGTTACAATATCAAACTCTCTGACTTTGGGTTTGCAAGATTTGAACCAGAACCACTTGGAACCGGCCTGTGTGAAACATTTTGTGGCAGTTTCGCTTATGCTCCACCAGAAATATTGCGAGGCATACCCTATCAACCTAAGCAGTCAGATGTTTGGTCAATGGGCGTTGTATTGTTTGCCATGATGTATGGACAGCTACCCTTTGACGACGCTAACTATAGCACTCTTCTTAAG CAAGTACAAAAGAAGGTGGCATTCCCTCCAGAACCTGAAGTGCCTGAGCCCTGTAAAGAGCTGATTAGTCGAATGCTTTCACCTCTGCGGACACGACCGCAATTACCTACAATTTTGTGTGATCCCTGGCTGGTTGATGAGTCTCGGACATCTAGCACTCAGAGTGGAATA GTAATGGTGCCATCTCATGGAAAATTGATGAACTGCGGCCAGGGGGATATGCCAACCACAAACGTGGTAGTAGGTGGAAGAAATAATGGAGGTGGAAGAAATAATGCATCCAATGAAAGAGGAAATTACAAGAGCAAAAAAGAgtacagaaaaaattaa